The stretch of DNA ATATCCAGTCCGATACCGTGTCCTAAAGAATGACCAAAATTTTCACCGTAACCCGCTTCAGTAATGATGTCTCGAGCGAGGCGATCCATTTCTCGACATGTCATGCCAGGACGTATTGCTTCGATGGCGGCTAATTGACTTTCTAAAACAATATTATAAATTTTTATCATTTCTTCTGAGGGCTGACCTACCGCAAATGTACGCGTAATATCTGAACAATACCCTTGATAATATGCACCAAAGTCTAACGTCACCATTTCGCCCGCATGAATCACTTTGTCAGAGGCTACACCGTGCGGCATTGCGCCTCTTACCCCTGATGCTACAATCGTATCAAAGGAAGTGTCATCAGCGCCTAAATGAAGCATTTTACTTTCCAAATGCGCTTTTACCTCTTTTTCTGTCATACCCGGTTTCACCACAGTTAAGATATACTCGTATGCTTGATCAACAATGTCAGCTGCTTTCTGAATCGCTTTAATTTCACTTTCATCCTTTGTTTCGCGAATCGTCTCAATGGCTTGTCCAATTGAAATTAAATCGTGACGACCTTGATTTAATTTTAAAAAAGCGTCATAGGCAACGAGATGCCCTTCAAATCCGATATCCTGTAATTGTAGTGTTGTAAATTGTTGTAAAATGGACGTGTATAAATCACCTTGTTGTAAAACAACTTCATATTCAGTCGCTTGTTGTGCAGCTTGATCAGTATAACGAAAATCAGTCAAAAGTAAGGCTTTATCTTCTGTAATCAATAATGCCCCACTTGTACCTGTGAAGCCTGATAAATAGCGACGATTGAAGTCGGATAAGACAACAATACCATCAAGGTGCTTATCGTGTATTAATGTTCTTATTTTTTGAAGTCTATTTTTCATTATTTTTCCTCCTTATATTTGTACTTAGTTACATGATACCTTAAAATGTATACATGTGTAGTGAAAAAACAATGTGTGATTAGAGGTTTATTATGAAGAAGATAACAGTTGCAAGTTTAAGTGTAGCAATTTTATTATCCGCTTGTGGAAGTCAGAATTTGTTGCCATTAGAAGAGAAAAGCACAAATTTAAGCGATAAAAACCATGACATCAAATTGGAAAATCAACAATTAAAAAACGAAAATTCGAAAAAACAAAAACAGGTGGATGCATTAAAAAAAGACTCTGAAAATACAAGTGAAGCGAAAGCCAATCAGAAAAAGGCCAATTATTTAGAAGTAAGTTCAGAGTATTATTCAGCCGTGACGCAGATTATTAATGACTATCAACAGATTGATACAAAAGTTGTTGAAAATAAAAAAAGTAGTAAAATACAGGATCAACTGGATCAAATTGTCGAAGATCATGACAATGCGGTGAGTCGCTATGACGATGATGTCCACAATATGAAAGAATTAAAAAAAGATAAGACAGTGACAACACAAGATAAAGAGATTAAACAATTGCAAAAAGAGATTAAAAATGCACTATCCAAAATTAAAAAAGGTTATGAAAAAAAGGATTTACAACTTATCCAACAAGGACGTCAAAATCTCAAGCACATTAATGTCAAATCCACTAATAAAAATTGAAAAGGGAGTCATTAAAATGACGATGATACAAAAAGTTATATTCGGTGTAATCTTGGTGATTGCATTGATAGGTCTCGCACTGAATTTTGTTGCCATTCTATTTAGTATTTTTAAAACTATCATTAACTTAGCCGTGATTATTGGTGTGATTTATTTAATCTATTTCTTTTTCTTTTTAACACCTGATCAACGTGAGTATAAAAAGCGTGTTTGGAAAAACAAAATGAAAAGATATAGATAAAGGTTGTTGTAACCAAACATTGAAGTCAGTACTTTGGAAGTGCACGTTGTCATTTATCAAGTCGCATTAACATATTACAACCACGCCCTCGTAGCCATTGATGAGGGCGTGGTTATGTTTTGTCATATCATTCACCATTTTGAGTGATAATTAATTTTTAACATGCTGTTACAAAAATAGTGATTTTCTGTCGTATGAGGTGTCTATCGACAAGACGCCGTAATATGATTGATGATTAATAACCGTCACTATTTTCGGTATAAAAAAGCGTCAGAACGGTATTTTTCTTCCAAGGCTTTGACTTCATCTTGTTGTGCTGCAGTTAAAGTTAAAGGTTTAAATTCAATATTTAACGCCTTTTTAAATCCTTCCTTGAAGGCAATTTCCATTTCTTCTAAAGTGACCGTTGTCTCTGATAAATCATTAATAGCGACCGCTTTGTCAACAAACGCTTCTTTCATTTTTAATTTTAGTCTTTCATTTTTAAAGATGAACATATCAAATAAATCATCTACGTCAACATCTTGTAGTATTGAACCGTGTTGGAGTATGACCCCTTTTTGTCTTGTTTGAGCACTTCCAGCAATTTTTTTGCCTTCAACGACGAGTTCATACCAGCTTGGTGCATCAAAACAAACCGAACTTCTCGGTTGTTTAAGTTTTTCACGTTCTTCTTGTGAGCGTGGTATCGAGAAGTATGCATCGAAACCTAGCGCTTTAAATCCTTCTAGTAATCCTCCTGAAATGACGCGATACGCTTCAGTCACCGTTTGAGGCATGTCAGGATGAGATTCAGGAACAATGACACTGTATGTTAACTCTTTATCATGTAAAACGCCACGTCCCCCCGTTTGACGTCTTACAAGGCCATAACCCTTCTCTTTTACTTTTGCTATATCAATTTCTTTCTCTAAGCGTTGAAAATAGCCTATAGACAATGTGGGTGGATTCCATGTATAAAACCTTACAACTGGATCAATTTCACCTCTAGATACAAAGTTGAGTAATGCCTCATCCATTGCCATATTATAGAATGGATCGTGTTCCCCCGTATTCATAAAATACCAAGTTTCAGTCATTTGTCGTAAAGCCTCCCTATGAAATATCATTGGGCATATGCCGTATATAAAAACACCTTAAATAATCAACATATGTCACACATAAAAATTTTGATAAATTAGTCTATCAGTCTTATAATAATAATATCGGTAATTTAGGGAGGATGCAAGATGAGTACTATGACATTAGTTGTTTTAATTGTGTTAGCTGCCGTCATCGTTTGGATGATTACAAACTTTATAATTAATAAAAAATCTGTAACAGAATTAAATCAAGAAGAATTTCAAGAGGGTATTCGCAAAGCCCAAGTCATAGATTTAAGAGAAAAAGCGGATTACGATTATGGTCATATTATTGGTGCAAGAAATATTCCAATGACAATGTTTCGTCAGCGTTATCAAGGCTTACGAAAAGACCAACCCATCTATCTCGTGGATGCTAATGGTATTGCTAGCTATCGTGCAGCACGTACACTTAAGAAAAAAGGTTACACAGATTTGTATATGTTAAAAGGCGGCTATAAAAAATGGACAGGCAAAATAAAGTCTAAAAAGTAGTGAATGGAGCTAGTACATCTTTGGAAATAAGGTGTCTAGCTTTTTATATTTTAAGGGGGTTAAGTATTTGAAACAAATGAAATGCCACCTATCTTAAATATGTGCATCATGCGTAACAAATGATGCACATATTCGTAATAGATGGCAAATCATATATAGTCCTTAAGCAATTGCTATTCTTTTTCTTCTTTTAAGTTTTCAAATTTTAAGATCGGTTGACGTGCCGCTGTTGTTTCATCAAGGCGATCAATCAACGTCGTATGTGGTGCTTCTAAAACTTTATCTGGATCTTCCTCTACCTCTTTTGCAATTTGAATTAACGCATCACAAAAATAATCTAATGTTTCTTTTGATTCGGTTTCAGTCGGTTCAATCATCATTCCCTCATCAACAATTAATGGGAAATAGACAGTCGGTGGATGCACCCCAAAATCAAGTAAGCGTTTAGCCATATCTAAAGTGCGGACACCTAATTTTTTCTGCTTTGTTCCACTGAGTACAAATTCATGTTTACAATATTGATCAAATGGGATAACAAACGTATCCTTTAATCTTGCTTTAATGTAGTTGGCGTTTAATACTGCAGCTTCAGAAACTTCTTTTAAACCTTGGTAACCCATTGTACGAATATACGTATAAGCACGTAAGTAAATACCAAAGTTGCCATAGAATGGTTTTACACGTCCAATGGAATGTTTGATTTGCTGATCATATTCGAAACGATCGCCATGCTTAACGACTAACGGTTTTGGTAAATAGTCACGTAATTCTTTTTTTACACCGATTGGTCCTGATCCTGGACCGCCCCCACCATGAGGACCAGTAAATGTTTTGTGCAAGTTCAGATGGACAGCATCAAAGCCCATGTCCCCAGGTCTTACCTTATCCATAATTGCATTTAAATTTGCACCATCATAGTACAGAAGTCCGCCAGCTTCGTGGACGATATCACGGATTTCCATAATATTTGTTTCAAATATCCCCAGTGTATTTGGGTTAGTGAGCATGATGGCAGCGGTTTTTTCACTAACTACCTCTTTTAGGTGATCAATATCGACTTCCCCTTTTTCGTTAGATTTAACGGTTACCGCTTTAAAACCAGCAAATGCGGCAGAAGCAGGGTTCGTACCATGAGCAGAGTCAGGAACAATCACTTCATCACGCTCAGTATCACCGTTTTGAATATGATACGCTTTGAAAATCATAAGGGCAGTCCATTCTCCATGTGCACCCGCTGCAGGTTGTAGAGAGATTTCATCCATGCCTGTAATTTCTTTCAATTCTTCTTGTAAACTGTATATGATTTCCAAAGCCCCTTGAATTTGGTTTTCATCTTGTAGTGGATGTGCTTCTGCAAAACCAGGAATTCGTGCGACTTTCTCATTGATTTTAGGATTGTATTTCATCGTACAAGATCCTAATGGATAAAAACCGGTATCGACACCAAAGTTTTTATTTGAGAGTTCCGTATAATGACGAATTAAATCAAGTTCTGAGACTTCAGGAAATTCAGCTTTGTTTTTGCGAATAAATTTAGGATCAAGTAATTGATTCGCTACATCGTTGTCGATTTCTCTTTTTGGTAACGAATACGCAAAGCGACCTTTTCTTGAACGTTCAAAAATAAGTGGACTCGATTTACTTAGCATTGATTTCACCGGCTTTCTGTACAAATGTATCAATTTCTTCTTTTGTTCTAAGTTCTGTCACTGCAATCAACATATGATTTTTATATTGCGGATCAACGACGCTCAAGTCAAAACCACCAATGATTCCCGCTTCAAGTAATTGTTGATTAACTTCTGAAATAGGATGGTTAAAATGAACGACGAATTCATTAAATGAAACGCCTTCAAGCACACTAAAACCTTGTTGTTGAAACTGTGTTTTAGCATAGTTTGCATTTTCCATATTTTGAATTGCAATTTCTTGAAGGCCTTGTTTTCCTAGAGCTGACATTGCAATTGATGATGCAAGCGCATTTAACGCTTGGTTAGAACAAATATTTGAAGTTGCCGTTTCACGACGAATATGTTGTTCGCGTGCTTGTAGCGTAAGAACAAATCCGCGATTTCCTTCGTTGTCAGTTGTTTGACCAACGAGGCGACCAGGGATTTTACGCATTAATTTTTTAGTTGTTGCAAAGTAGCCACAATGAGGGCCTCCAAATTGTGTTGGGATACCGAATACTTGTGTATCTCCGACAACGATATCTGCACCGAATTCACCTGGTGGTGTGAGTAGACCTAAAGACAATGGGTTTGCATAGACGATAAACAACGCTTTTTTATTTGCGATTAATTGTTGAATCGCTTCTAAATCTTCAATCGAGCCATAGAAGTTTGGATATTGTACCGCAACAGCAGCAGTATTATCATCAATGGCATCTTCTAGTTTTTTGAGATCTGTGATTGTGCCTTCTAAATCGACTAAATGCATTGTCGTAACGATCCTCCGCAACAAGTGTATAATCTAAATCTTGTTGACGTTCACCATTAATATAAATCGCGCCATTAGTAATATCTTCTCTCGCTTGTCGTTTAGATGGAGATATTTTTGCTTCTACCAATAGCTCTACCAAGTTTGTCATATCACTCGATACAGTCACTTGTGGTACATCTTTAAAGCTTGCGCTAATCTCATCTGCAGATAATGATTTTAAATCACCTTTAAATAATGCTTCTGAAATTCGTTGTGCATCATTTAAAGCCGCTTCGCCGTGAATTAAACGCGTCACATTTTCAGCTAACGTTCGTTGTGCTTGACGTAAGTGAGGCGCTTCTTCAACGGATTGTGCCAATGCCTCAATTTCGTCTTTGCTTAAAAATGTAAAGTATTTCAAGAATTTAATGACATCATCGTCACTTGTATTAATCCAAAATTGATAAAATTCATATGGTGTCGTCTTTTCTGGATCAAGCCATACTGTGCCTGTTTCTGACTTACCAAACTTTTTACCATCTGCTTTCGTAACAAGTGGAATCGTAAATCCGTAAACATCCGTCACGCCATACATACGTCGCATTAACTCAATACCACTCGTAATATTTCCCCATTGATCCGATCCGCCAATTTGAATTTTACAGTCATGGACACGGTTTAAATGACCAAAATCGATCGCTTGAAGAATCGTGTACGTAAATTCCGTATATGAAATACCTGTTGCTAAACGTGACTGTATTGAATCTTTCCCTAACATATAGTTCACACCTACGTGCTTACCGTAATCACGTAAAAATTCAATCAATGAAATTTGACTTAACCAATCATAGTTATTGACTAAAATCGGTCCATTTTCTACATCAAAATCAAACAGTTGCGTCATTTGTTTTTGAATCCCTTGCACGTTCTTTTGAATTTGCGATTCCGTTTGCAATACGCGTTCTTCCGATTTACCTGATGGATCCCCAATCATCCCTGTGCCGCCACCGATTAAAACAATTGGACGGTGACCCGCATTTTGGAAACGACGTAATGTTAAATACGGTAACAAGTGACCAATGTGTAAACTATCCGCTGTAGGATCTGCACCACAGTAAATTTTCACTTCCTCTTTATTGAGGAGTGCTTCTATTCCTTCTTCATCTGTTTGTTGATAAATTAGGCCTCTCCAACTCAACTCTTCTAATAATGCATTTGTCATAACTTAACCTCCTCTAAAAATAAAAAAACACCACTTACATCATGAGACGTAAGGGCGCAATCATTTGCACGGTACCACCATACTTGGGACTTTTACGATGATACGTTCACCGCCAACGTTGAAATGGTAACGAGGTGTATTCATAAAGACGCGATTATCAGTTCACAGCGACCACTGACTCTCTTAAAATCTGCACCCAAACTACTTGTCCTCAATTTCAATAAATCATGTAATTGCTATTCATTATATAGATTTATAAAATTAATGTCAAATCAATCATTCTTTTGCCCGACATACTCAGTAAATTGAAATGTGATATACTGTGTTTAAATAATGGAGGTTTATGGTCAATGAAATCGAAAGAATCATCTCAAAACAATGATACATCATTTTTTAAACGTTATGACTTTTATATGCGTAGAATTAAACAAATATTAACTTCATTTGTTCTTTTTGTTCTCATTGGCTGTATGTTTTTATGCGGTCTTTTATTAGGCTATTTTGCGAGTATTATTTCAAAATCCGAAACTTTGGATGATGAAACATTGACACAACAGGTCACACACCTCCCTGAACTGAAAGTCGCTCATCCAGAAAAAGCGGACTTAATTGCAATCTATAATGAGCAAGAACCGAGCCTTATTGCTGGACCAGCAGAAGTCTCACCCTATGTAACGAAAGCCCTCGTTGCTTCAGAAGACGCTGACTTTTACGTCCATAACGGCGTTTTACCCAAAGCCATTTTAAGAGCTATGTTTCAAGATGTTTTTGACACCCAATTTCCAACAGGTGGCAGTACCATCACACAGCAACTGGTAAAGAATCAAATCCTGTCACAAGAACGCACATATGATCGTAAAGCAAAGGAAATCATGTATGCGATTCGAATTGAACATATTTTGACAAAAGATGAAATTATCTATACGTATTTGAATCTTGTCCCCTTTGGATTAGATACGAATGGTCAAAATATCACCGGTATTGCCTCTGCTTCCTATGGACTGTTTGGGAAACCACCCAAATCGTTAAACATTTCAGAAGCCGCGTATCTCGTTGGTCTATTACAAAGCCCATATGTCTATACGCCATTCAATCAAGATGGCACACTTAAAAGTAAGGATGATGTTCAAATTTCCATTCGTCGACAACATTATGTCCTAAAACGAATGCGTGTAGAAGGTCAGATTAGTCAACAAGCGTATGTCAATGCACTGAATGAGGATATTTATTCACATTTATACCATCCATCCAAATAAAATAGTCGTGGTGAATGGGGAATAAACTGCAATGATACCACGTTATAGATCGCACCCTTTAACATACAAGATATAAAATAACTTAAAATTTGAATTTTCATAAAAAAATCGGAAAAGTGAAATCGACGCATTCGTTCCACCCTTCCGATTGATGATAACCCCCTAAAATATGGGATAACTTTTAATCATCAGTCATTCTTTTATATCACATAAACTAGAATAGACCTATGGCGTGTCCATCATCAGTGACATCCATTTTTAATGCAGCAGGTTGCTTAGGTAATCCTGGCATGGTCATAATCGCACCTGTTAATGCAACGATGAAGCCCGCCCCTGTTTTCGCTTCAAGTTCACGAATCGTAATTTCAAAATCTGACGGTGCGCCTAAACGCGTTTGGTCATCTGTAAATGAGTATTGCGTTTTAGCCATACATACCGGATAGTGATCCCAACCGTTTGCCTTAAACTGTGCTAATTGTTTTTGTGCTTTCGTAGTGAACGTGACTTTGCTTCCACCATAAATCTCTTTTACTATTTTTTCGATTTTGTCTTCAAGTGGCATTCCAAATCGTATAAACGTTTAAATTGATGCGGTGTTTCGATCACTTCAAGGACTTTTTTTGCTAAATCCGTTCCGCCTTTTCCACCTTTTCCCAAACTTCAGTCAGTGATAGCCGTACATTATTGCGCTCTGCCCACTGTTTTACAAATTCAAATTCAGCCTCTGTATCGTGGATGAATGCATTTAATGCGACCACAGGTTCAACACCAAACTTACGAATATTTTTTACGTGACGCTCTAAGTTTTTTATACCATTTTTTAAAGCTTCCACATTTTCCTCTTTAAGATGGTCTTTTGAAACGCCTCCGTGCATCTTTAGCGCACGAATAGTCGCTACAACCACAACGGCATCAGGTTCGAAATCTGCTTTACGTGATTTAATATTGATGAACTTTTCGGCACCTAAATCAGAACCAAAGCCTGCCTCTGTCACAACAATATCGGCTAAATCACGTGCCGTTTCTGTAGCAATAATTGAATTACAACCATGTGCAATATTCGCAAAAGGTCCCCCATGTACAA from Staphylococcus lutrae encodes:
- the gcvPB gene encoding aminomethyl-transferring glycine dehydrogenase subunit GcvPB; the protein is MLSKSSPLIFERSRKGRFAYSLPKREIDNDVANQLLDPKFIRKNKAEFPEVSELDLIRHYTELSNKNFGVDTGFYPLGSCTMKYNPKINEKVARIPGFAEAHPLQDENQIQGALEIIYSLQEELKEITGMDEISLQPAAGAHGEWTALMIFKAYHIQNGDTERDEVIVPDSAHGTNPASAAFAGFKAVTVKSNEKGEVDIDHLKEVVSEKTAAIMLTNPNTLGIFETNIMEIRDIVHEAGGLLYYDGANLNAIMDKVRPGDMGFDAVHLNLHKTFTGPHGGGGPGSGPIGVKKELRDYLPKPLVVKHGDRFEYDQQIKHSIGRVKPFYGNFGIYLRAYTYIRTMGYQGLKEVSEAAVLNANYIKARLKDTFVIPFDQYCKHEFVLSGTKQKKLGVRTLDMAKRLLDFGVHPPTVYFPLIVDEGMMIEPTETESKETLDYFCDALIQIAKEVEEDPDKVLEAPHTTLIDRLDETTAARQPILKFENLKEEKE
- the tyrS gene encoding tyrosine--tRNA ligase, which translates into the protein MTNALLEELSWRGLIYQQTDEEGIEALLNKEEVKIYCGADPTADSLHIGHLLPYLTLRRFQNAGHRPIVLIGGGTGMIGDPSGKSEERVLQTESQIQKNVQGIQKQMTQLFDFDVENGPILVNNYDWLSQISLIEFLRDYGKHVGVNYMLGKDSIQSRLATGISYTEFTYTILQAIDFGHLNRVHDCKIQIGGSDQWGNITSGIELMRRMYGVTDVYGFTIPLVTKADGKKFGKSETGTVWLDPEKTTPYEFYQFWINTSDDDVIKFLKYFTFLSKDEIEALAQSVEEAPHLRQAQRTLAENVTRLIHGEAALNDAQRISEALFKGDLKSLSADEISASFKDVPQVTVSSDMTNLVELLVEAKISPSKRQAREDITNGAIYINGERQQDLDYTLVAEDRYDNAFSRFRRHNHRSQKTRRCH
- a CDS encoding transglycosylase domain-containing protein, which produces MKSKESSQNNDTSFFKRYDFYMRRIKQILTSFVLFVLIGCMFLCGLLLGYFASIISKSETLDDETLTQQVTHLPELKVAHPEKADLIAIYNEQEPSLIAGPAEVSPYVTKALVASEDADFYVHNGVLPKAILRAMFQDVFDTQFPTGGSTITQQLVKNQILSQERTYDRKAKEIMYAIRIEHILTKDEIIYTYLNLVPFGLDTNGQNITGIASASYGLFGKPPKSLNISEAAYLVGLLQSPYVYTPFNQDGTLKSKDDVQISIRRQHYVLKRMRVEGQISQQAYVNALNEDIYSHLYHPSK
- a CDS encoding lipoate--protein ligase family protein — encoded protein: MTETWYFMNTGEHDPFYNMAMDEALLNFVSRGEIDPVVRFYTWNPPTLSIGYFQRLEKEIDIAKVKEKGYGLVRRQTGGRGVLHDKELTYSVIVPESHPDMPQTVTEAYRVISGGLLEGFKALGFDAYFSIPRSQEEREKLKQPRSSVCFDAPSWYELVVEGKKIAGSAQTRQKGVILQHGSILQDVDVDDLFDMFIFKNERLKLKMKEAFVDKAVAINDLSETTVTLEEMEIAFKEGFKKALNIEFKPLTLTAAQQDEVKALEEKYRSDAFLYRK
- a CDS encoding M24 family metallopeptidase, translated to MKNRLQKIRTLIHDKHLDGIVVLSDFNRRYLSGFTGTSGALLITEDKALLLTDFRYTDQAAQQATEYEVVLQQGDLYTSILQQFTTLQLQDIGFEGHLVAYDAFLKLNQGRHDLISIGQAIETIRETKDESEIKAIQKAADIVDQAYEYILTVVKPGMTEKEVKAHLESKMLHLGADDTSFDTIVASGVRGAMPHGVASDKVIHAGEMVTLDFGAYYQGYCSDITRTFAVGQPSEEMIKIYNIVLESQLAAIEAIRPGMTCREMDRLARDIITEAGYGENFGHSLGHGIGLDIHEQPGLSQKSESVLKVNQCVTIEPGIYVEGLGGVRIEDDILITENGGQRFTNSRKDLIILKEE
- a CDS encoding rhodanese-like domain-containing protein — protein: MSTMTLVVLIVLAAVIVWMITNFIINKKSVTELNQEEFQEGIRKAQVIDLREKADYDYGHIIGARNIPMTMFRQRYQGLRKDQPIYLVDANGIASYRAARTLKKKGYTDLYMLKGGYKKWTGKIKSKK
- a CDS encoding formate--tetrahydrofolate ligase, which translates into the protein MPLEDKIEKIVKEIYGGSKVTFTTKAQKQLAQFKANGWDHYPVCMAKTQYSFTDDQTRLGAPSDFEITIRELEAKTGAGFIVALTGAIMTMPGLPKQPAALKMDVTDDGHAIGLF
- a CDS encoding SA1362 family protein, which translates into the protein MQKVIFGVILVIALIGLALNFVAILFSIFKTIINLAVIIGVIYLIYFFFFLTPDQREYKKRVWKNKMKRYR